The DNA segment TTGATTTCATGCTCTACCTCCGTAGAATAAATCCGAATTTCTAAATTCGGAACGAATTCAAAATCCCCATACTGAATATTTAAAATGCAGATACCAAATGTGACAACCCGAGCATAGATCCCTCAAAATACTTCTGTCACTTCGATTCCTCTGGATAACACCATTTCAGAGGGTACACCGGTTATTAGTGATTTAGAGGTCAATATTTCATGTTTCCAGGTCGCACCTCAGGCAACGCCTGGCTTCTTGCCTGGCTACCTCCTCGGAGAAGCCTCGCTCGATCTCTTCAAAGGTAGTTTTTCTTTCCTGAGCAAGAAGCTTCGGCATCTCTAACCTGGGCTGGATTTCCCAGGATTCCTCGCCCTCTTGGCCGCCTTTTTCTCCGTTGCCCCTCTGCCTTAGATCGTACATTTCCACACGTGAGGTATCGTCCCTAAGATACTTGTCTATTGCAATGGCCACTCTCCTCCCGGCAGCGACGGCGTCTATGATGAAACCTGGCCCGAAGACAAAGTCCCCTCCAGCAAAGACACCGGGAACATTGGTCGACAGAGTATTGCTATCGACAGCTAGCCTCTCCCATCGAGTGCGCTCTAGAGCACTATCGGCGGGTAGAAACGACAGGTCAGGGGCTTGACCTATGGAAACAATAACTGTGTCTGCCTCAACGAAGAACTCGGAACCGTAAATCGGGACAGAGCGTCGCCGTCCGCTCTCGTCCATCTCACCCAACCTCCTCCTGATACATTGAAGTCCGGTTACCCTCCAATTATCGCTGACCATCCGGACGGGGCTAGTTAAGAAATTGACTTTAATGCCCTCAGCCACGGCTTCCTCGTAGTCGGCATCGGTGACAAGCACCTGTTCCCGTGCCATCATTTCATAGGCGTTTACTTCTTCGGCTCCAAGGCGAACAACGGTAAGGCAAACATCTAGTGCCACATTGCCAGCACCGATAACGGCCACTCTTCGTCCAATATTGATCGGCCGTCCGATCTTCACATCGCGCAGGAACTGAAGACCATAGTAGAGTCCCTCTATGCCTTCAACTTCGCCGGGTATACCTACACGCTGGCTTCTCTGAGCCCCAGCGGCGATAAACACTGCATCGAACCCTTCTCTCTTCAGATGATCGATGGTGTAGTTGGTATTGATCGGGGTGTTGTATTTTATTTCCACTCCCTTTTTGGCGATATAATCGATTTCCCTCTGGATAACCTCTCCTGGCAATCGGAATGCTGGGACGGCGACGGAGAGCATCCCTCCACCTAATGGCAGCGCCTCAAAGACTGTAACTGGATAACCTGCCTGAGCCAGAAAGTAAGCGCAACTCAGCCCGGTGGGCCCTGCTCCGACCACAGCTACTCTCTGGCTCTGGGTTTGGGGGAAGGGTTCCGGTGGGGGCAATTCACCCGCGTGGTCGAAATACCAGTCGGCGGCGAAGCGCTTGAGTGGTCTTATAGCTACTGACTCGTCGAGTTCCCCGCGGCGGCAGCGCCCCTCACAGGGATGATGGCAGATGCGGCCACAGATCGAGGGAAAGGGGTTCCGCTCCCTGATTGTTTCAATAGCATCCAAATATTCGCCCGCGGCGATGTGAGCCACATATTTGGGTATGTTGATCCCCGCCGGACATGTATGCTGGCAGGGGGATATCATCAAAGCATCGCAGACTGCACCTGGGCATTTCTTCTCCTTTATGTGGGTCTCATACTCACCGAGGAAGTATTTGAGAGTGGTAAGCACAGGGTTGGGGCAGCTCTGGCCAAGGCCACAGAGCGAGCATTCCTGGACAACCTTGGCGATAGTGATCAAAGTGTCGATGTCTTCATCACGTCCCTTTCCCTGGGTGATCCTGGTCAGGATCTCCAGCATTTGCTTGGTCCCTAAACGGCAAGGGATACATTTCCCGCAGGACTCTGCTTGGGTGAAACTGAGGAAATATCTAGCTATTTCTACCATACAGGTGCTATTGTCCATCACCACCATTCCGCCTGAACCCATGATAGAGCCGAGTTTGGCCAGGGAATCGAACTCCACAGGGACATCCATAAACTGGGTTGGAATGCATCCACCCGAAGGGCCGCCTGTCTGTACCGCCTTAAACTGCTTACCCCGGGGGATACCGCCTCCAATATCGAAGATGATAGAGGCAATGGAGGTGCCCATAGGCACCTCGACCAATCCGCTAATGGCAATCTTCCCGGTGAGGGCGAACACGGCTGTTCCCTCATTCTTCTCCGTGCCCAGGCTGCTGAACCAGTCAGCTCCCTTGCTTATGATCTGCGGGACATAGGCGAAGGTCTTGACATTGTTCAGCACGGTTGGTTTGCCATCCAGCCCCTTTTCCACCGAGCGAGGTGGTGTCTGTCGTGGCATACCTCGTTTGCCCTCAATAGAGCGCATCAGTGCCGTGGACTCCCCACAGACGAAGGCCCCTGCCCCTTCGCGAATCTCAATATCGAAGCTGAAGTCCGAGCCGAAAATATTCTTGCCCAGAAAGCCATGCTGTATCGCTTGGAAGATCGCTATCCTGAGCCGCTCAACCGCCAGGGGGTATTCGGCACGGACATATATGTAGCCCTTGCTGGTTCCCACAGCGTACCCGGCAATAGTTAACCCTTCGATAACTGCATGAGGATCGGCCTCAAGGATGGAACGGTCCATAAATGCACCCGGGTCACCTTCATCACCGTTACAGATGACATACTTGGGCGTGCCCACGGCTCGGCGACATCCCTCCCACTTGCGTCCGGTGGGAAACCCTGCACCACCACGGCCCCTTAGGCCGGACCTCTTGATCTCCTCGATGACCTCCTCAGGCGTCATCTTAACAAGAGCCTTCTCTAAGGCTTGGTAACCGCCATTGGCAATATAGTGATCGATTTTCTCAGGGTTTATGTGTACAATGTTTTGCAGGATAATGCGCTGCTGTTTCTTGTAGAAGTTTATGTCTGAATAGAGAGGTACGGCTTGCCCAGTCACGGGGTCACGGTAGAAAAGACGCTCAACCGGCTTGTCATCGCGAAGATGGGAACTCACAATCTCCGCGACGTCCTCAGTTTCAACATGGGTATATAAGATGCCGTCGGGCTCAACGAGCACATTAGGCGCCTCGGTACAGAAATCATCACAGCCGGTGAACTCCACCTCTGCGTTTGTTAGCCCTTGCCTCTCTACCTCGACCTTGAATGCCTCGTAGATGGTATCAGCTCCTCTGGAGATACTCCCTGTCCCTCGCCAAACGAAGACGGTGCGGTGATTCACCATGCTACCCCCCACCCTTCCTGTTTGCGAAGAGTTGAGCTATCTTCTTGGGATTCATGTTGCCATGGGTGTCCTTTCCAACGACTATGTTGGGTGCCAAGGCACAAACGCCGATGCAGGCAACGGTCTCCAGGGTGTATTCAAAATCGGGACTAGTCTCACCTTCTTCGAGGCCGAGATGATGCTTTACCAATTTAAGTATGGTCTTTCCGCCACGTACATGGCATGCGGTGCCTCGGCATACCCGGACAATCTTTTTCCCGCGGGGGGTAGTGTAGAGCTGTTCATAGAAGGTGATCACCCCCTGCACCTGTGTTGGGAAAAGGCCGGTACCTCTGGCTATGAGCTCTATTGCCTGGGGGGGAATATATCCGCATTCCTGCTGGATATCCTGAAGCAAGGGGATTAAGGGCCACCCCTGATATCGGTAGCTCTCTATGATCTCGACTATCCGTGTCATGTCGGGTTCAGGCATTTTCTGAAGATTACCCATGATGTTAAATCCTTTTCAGCCTTACGGCACATGCTTTGAGTGCTGGGGTCTTTGCCCGGGGATCAAGAACGATATCAAATAGTTGATTGACAGGTGCCCGCGGGAAGCAAACAGGCATGAAAAGAACCCCTTCAGGTAGCGCATCGGTGAGTCTGGCTACTGCCGTTACCTCACCTGCGGGCGATATAACCCTGACCTGGTCACCCTGGCTTATCCCGACCCGCTTAGCATCAGACTTGCCAAGTTCTACGAATGCCTCTGGCGAGAACTCTCTCAGGCGTGGGGACCTGGAGCTTCTGGAGCCGTTACCGGCATGGTAGAGGATGCTCCCGGTTAGCAGGGTGAGATTATAACTGTCTTTTAATGTCTCCGTTGGCGGCTCATATTGCACCGGGGAGAAGCGGCCGAACCCGCTGGGAAACTGGCCCTTGTACAGGCGCCTTGCTTTAAGCGGGTCACGGTCCAGCTTAGCCCGGGATATAACCTTGGGCTCTCTTTCCTCTGTGACCTGATACAGCGGAACCAGTTCCCGCATTTCATCCATGACCTGCTGGAGTGAGGAATAAGGCATCGGATAGCCCATTTTATTGGCTAGCCTGAGGATTATTTCCCCGTCTGGTAAGCTGTCACCAAGTGGCTGGATAACCCTGCGCACCTGTTGTACCCTTCCCTCGAAATTGGTGAAGGTGCCTTCCTTTTCGGCGAAGCTAACAGCAGGTAGGACTACCTTCGCCAGTTTGGCTGTCTCGGTAAGGAACATGTCCTGAACCACTAGGATATCGAGGGATTCCAGCGATTCCCTTATCAGTGCCGGGTTGGGGAAGCTCAAGAGTGGATTCTCTCCCATGATGTACATACCCTTGAGCTTTCCCTCTCTTGCGCGGTCCATCATTTCTATAGCGGTTAGTCCGGTATCAGCAGGCAGTTCAGTTCCCCAGCGATCTGCGAACTTCTTCCTTGATTGCTTATCCTCCACCGGCTGGTAGCCGGGGAGCAGATCAGGCAAAGCACCCATGTCACACGCGCCTTGCCCGTTGCAGTCCCTTTGTAGCGCAAAAATGCCTCCACTGGGCCCGATGTTCCCGGTCAGCATGGCCAGATCAGCAAGCGCTGTTACGCTATCGGCTCCAGTTATATGCTGGGTGATCCCCTCGCCATAGATAATCGAAGCAGAGTTCGCTCCGGCGAATAGCCGTGCTGCGTTACTCACCTCTTCACAGGGAACACCGGTGACCTCCTCCACGTACTCAGGCGTATATTTAGCTATAGCATTGCTGAGTGCCTCAAAGTTATCTGTTTTTCTGGCAACAAACTCTTCATCTAAAAGGCCCTCATCGATAATAACCCTTGCCATACCATTTATGAGAGCTATATCTGTACCGATATGGGGTCTTAGCCAGAGTTTGGCAAACGAAGCAAGTCTTGTTTGTTGTGGGTCAACCAGTATTAACCTGGCGCCTTTATATTTGACTGCTCGTTTCAATGCATAGCTAACAATAGGGGCAGATGAGGCAGGGTTAGCCCCGATAACCATGAGCACCTGTGATTCTTCAATGGCATCAATATGGTTTGTGGTGCCTGGAAAGCCAACGGCCGATCCCAGGCCGATAATATTTGCTGTGCTATACATACGACTGCCGTTGTCAATGTTGTTGGTGCCCAACACACTGCGAGCCAACCGCTGTAACAGGTAATTTTCCTCGTTGGTGCACTTGGAGGAACTTAGAAAAGCTAGGCTACTGGGGCCATTATTCTGCTTTATCCGGATGAGTTCGGCGGCTACCAGTTCCAACGCATGTTCCCAGGATATCGCCTCAAAGTCTCCGTTTACCTTTACCAGGGGGCTGGTTAGTCTTTCGGGGCTATGCACGAAATCGTAGCCATAGCTTCCCCTGACACAGAGTGTGCCATGGTTGACCGCACTTTCCTTAGCCGGTCTCGATCTTAATATTAGGTTGTCTTTAACCTCAAGGTCGATGCTGCACCCACAGCCGCAAAGCGGACAGATAGTTGATACTGTTTTCGACGCTGTACCGCTGTATGTCCGCTTCTTCTCCATTAGCGCGCCGGTGGGACAAATTGCAACACAGATGCCGCAGAAGGTACACTCTGA comes from the Dehalococcoidia bacterium genome and includes:
- a CDS encoding FAD-dependent oxidoreductase, giving the protein MVNHRTVFVWRGTGSISRGADTIYEAFKVEVERQGLTNAEVEFTGCDDFCTEAPNVLVEPDGILYTHVETEDVAEIVSSHLRDDKPVERLFYRDPVTGQAVPLYSDINFYKKQQRIILQNIVHINPEKIDHYIANGGYQALEKALVKMTPEEVIEEIKRSGLRGRGGAGFPTGRKWEGCRRAVGTPKYVICNGDEGDPGAFMDRSILEADPHAVIEGLTIAGYAVGTSKGYIYVRAEYPLAVERLRIAIFQAIQHGFLGKNIFGSDFSFDIEIREGAGAFVCGESTALMRSIEGKRGMPRQTPPRSVEKGLDGKPTVLNNVKTFAYVPQIISKGADWFSSLGTEKNEGTAVFALTGKIAISGLVEVPMGTSIASIIFDIGGGIPRGKQFKAVQTGGPSGGCIPTQFMDVPVEFDSLAKLGSIMGSGGMVVMDNSTCMVEIARYFLSFTQAESCGKCIPCRLGTKQMLEILTRITQGKGRDEDIDTLITIAKVVQECSLCGLGQSCPNPVLTTLKYFLGEYETHIKEKKCPGAVCDALMISPCQHTCPAGINIPKYVAHIAAGEYLDAIETIRERNPFPSICGRICHHPCEGRCRRGELDESVAIRPLKRFAADWYFDHAGELPPPEPFPQTQSQRVAVVGAGPTGLSCAYFLAQAGYPVTVFEALPLGGGMLSVAVPAFRLPGEVIQREIDYIAKKGVEIKYNTPINTNYTIDHLKREGFDAVFIAAGAQRSQRVGIPGEVEGIEGLYYGLQFLRDVKIGRPINIGRRVAVIGAGNVALDVCLTVVRLGAEEVNAYEMMAREQVLVTDADYEEAVAEGIKVNFLTSPVRMVSDNWRVTGLQCIRRRLGEMDESGRRRSVPIYGSEFFVEADTVIVSIGQAPDLSFLPADSALERTRWERLAVDSNTLSTNVPGVFAGGDFVFGPGFIIDAVAAGRRVAIAIDKYLRDDTSRVEMYDLRQRGNGEKGGQEGEESWEIQPRLEMPKLLAQERKTTFEEIERGFSEEVARQEARRCLRCDLET
- the nuoE gene encoding NADH-quinone oxidoreductase subunit NuoE, whose amino-acid sequence is MGNLQKMPEPDMTRIVEIIESYRYQGWPLIPLLQDIQQECGYIPPQAIELIARGTGLFPTQVQGVITFYEQLYTTPRGKKIVRVCRGTACHVRGGKTILKLVKHHLGLEEGETSPDFEYTLETVACIGVCALAPNIVVGKDTHGNMNPKKIAQLFANRKGGG
- the fdhF gene encoding formate dehydrogenase subunit alpha; protein product: MEAITITLDGVEVSGHPGMTLLELARESGVEIPTLCHDPHLTPIGACRICLVEDERAGALLASCVTPINPGMVINTKSPKVEECRKTIIKLILASHPDSCLVCDKGNRCELRRIASDLGIGLVDLCKIPQPAVIEEVNPFIERDLSKCILCAKCIRADHELVVEGAIDYMNRGFASKPATLQDVSLEKSECTFCGICVAICPTGALMEKKRTYSGTASKTVSTICPLCGCGCSIDLEVKDNLILRSRPAKESAVNHGTLCVRGSYGYDFVHSPERLTSPLVKVNGDFEAISWEHALELVAAELIRIKQNNGPSSLAFLSSSKCTNEENYLLQRLARSVLGTNNIDNGSRMYSTANIIGLGSAVGFPGTTNHIDAIEESQVLMVIGANPASSAPIVSYALKRAVKYKGARLILVDPQQTRLASFAKLWLRPHIGTDIALINGMARVIIDEGLLDEEFVARKTDNFEALSNAIAKYTPEYVEEVTGVPCEEVSNAARLFAGANSASIIYGEGITQHITGADSVTALADLAMLTGNIGPSGGIFALQRDCNGQGACDMGALPDLLPGYQPVEDKQSRKKFADRWGTELPADTGLTAIEMMDRAREGKLKGMYIMGENPLLSFPNPALIRESLESLDILVVQDMFLTETAKLAKVVLPAVSFAEKEGTFTNFEGRVQQVRRVIQPLGDSLPDGEIILRLANKMGYPMPYSSLQQVMDEMRELVPLYQVTEEREPKVISRAKLDRDPLKARRLYKGQFPSGFGRFSPVQYEPPTETLKDSYNLTLLTGSILYHAGNGSRSSRSPRLREFSPEAFVELGKSDAKRVGISQGDQVRVISPAGEVTAVARLTDALPEGVLFMPVCFPRAPVNQLFDIVLDPRAKTPALKACAVRLKRI